Proteins encoded together in one Mycobacterium noviomagense window:
- the nuoE gene encoding NADH-quinone oxidoreductase subunit NuoE produces MTGPQGEPVFLQLGPPPEEPGQFVVEGAPESYPPEVKARLEVDAKEIIGRYPNPRSAVLPLLHLVQSEDSYLTPAGLEFCGEQLGLTGAEVAAVASFYSMYRRGPTGDYLVGVCTNTLCAIMGGDAIFETLVNHLGVRNDQTTPDGKITLQHVECNAACDYAPVVMVNWEFFDNQTPESARELVDALRSGKPPTPTRGAPLCRFRQTERILAGFPDQRPDEGQGGAGDATLAGLRVAKENDMQAPPPPSGDGR; encoded by the coding sequence GTGACCGGCCCGCAAGGCGAGCCGGTGTTCCTCCAGCTGGGCCCTCCACCCGAAGAGCCCGGACAGTTCGTCGTGGAAGGCGCACCCGAGTCATATCCGCCGGAAGTCAAGGCACGGCTGGAGGTCGACGCCAAGGAGATCATCGGCCGCTACCCCAACCCGCGCTCGGCGGTATTGCCGCTGCTGCACCTGGTGCAGTCGGAGGACTCCTACCTGACGCCGGCGGGTTTGGAGTTCTGCGGCGAGCAGCTGGGGCTCACCGGCGCGGAAGTGGCTGCGGTGGCGAGCTTTTACTCGATGTATCGCCGCGGGCCCACCGGCGACTACCTGGTCGGGGTGTGCACCAACACCTTGTGCGCCATCATGGGCGGCGACGCCATCTTCGAGACGCTGGTCAACCACCTCGGCGTCCGCAATGACCAGACCACGCCGGACGGCAAGATCACGCTGCAGCATGTCGAATGCAACGCCGCGTGCGATTACGCGCCGGTGGTAATGGTCAACTGGGAGTTCTTCGACAACCAGACACCGGAGTCGGCACGCGAACTCGTCGACGCGCTGCGCTCCGGTAAACCGCCGACGCCCACTCGCGGCGCTCCGTTATGCCGCTTTCGGCAGACCGAACGCATCCTCGCCGGCTTTCCCGACCAGCGTCCCGACGAAGGTCAGGGCGGCGCCGGCGACGCCACCTTGGCCGGTCTGCGGGTGGCCAAGGAAAACGACATGCAGGCTCCGCCACCGCCTTCCGGGGACGGCCGCTGA